From a single Sinomonas atrocyanea genomic region:
- a CDS encoding ABC transporter permease, which yields MSQAEHTGRRGATAGHTGRLLASELRVLFRRWRTWAMLAALAAVPVLIGLAVKFSPGRPPSGRGPAFLDQITDNGLFAGVVGLVVCTPLFLPLTVSVVAGDTIAGEAGLGTLRYLLVAPAGRVRLLVVKYLSSAVFCAAAGIAVVLGGTAVGLALFPLGQATLLSGTQIGPAESFGRLLLMAAYTTVSLLGLAAIGLFASTLTGVPVGAMAATAVLAVVSQILDALDQLDWLHPWLFTDHWLGLADFLRDPVSWDSFGANAWLQAGYIALFGALAYGRFTTKDILA from the coding sequence ATGTCGCAGGCTGAGCACACCGGCCGCCGCGGGGCCACCGCCGGCCACACGGGGCGGCTCCTCGCCTCGGAGCTGCGGGTCCTCTTCCGGCGGTGGCGGACGTGGGCGATGCTCGCCGCGCTCGCGGCGGTGCCCGTGCTCATCGGGCTCGCGGTCAAGTTCTCCCCGGGGCGGCCCCCGAGCGGCCGGGGGCCCGCCTTCCTCGACCAGATCACGGACAACGGGCTCTTCGCGGGGGTGGTGGGGCTCGTGGTCTGCACGCCGCTGTTCCTGCCGCTGACGGTCAGCGTCGTCGCCGGGGACACGATCGCCGGGGAAGCGGGCCTCGGGACGCTGCGCTACCTGCTCGTCGCCCCCGCGGGCCGCGTCCGGCTGCTCGTCGTGAAGTACCTCAGCTCTGCCGTCTTCTGCGCGGCGGCGGGGATCGCCGTCGTGCTCGGAGGGACGGCGGTGGGCCTGGCGCTGTTCCCGCTGGGGCAGGCCACCCTCCTGTCGGGGACGCAGATCGGTCCGGCCGAGTCATTCGGGCGGCTGCTCCTCATGGCCGCGTACACGACCGTGTCCCTGCTCGGGCTCGCCGCGATCGGGCTGTTCGCCTCGACGCTGACCGGTGTCCCGGTGGGGGCGATGGCCGCCACCGCGGTGCTCGCCGTCGTCTCCCAGATCCTCGACGCCCTCGACCAGCTCGACTGGCTCCATCCGTGGCTCTTCACGGACCACTGGCTCGGCCTCGCCGACTTCCTGCGCGACCCGGTCTCGTGGGACTCGTTCGGGGCGAATGCCTGGCTGCAGGCCGGGTACATCGCGCTCTTCGGGGCCCTCGCCTACGGCCGGTTCACCACGAAGGACATCCTGGCCTGA
- the rbfA gene encoding 30S ribosome-binding factor RbfA, with translation MADPARAARLAQRIKVVVAEALRRAVKDERAEAITVTDARVTNDLQHATVYYTVLGDAAAAAGAREILETKKGVLRREVGRNLTIRLTPTLEFVADEVPVNASHVEDLLRQARERDAEVARLAQGAHPAGDADPYRKADEADDDAFDDGFDDVEPRED, from the coding sequence ATGGCCGATCCGGCCCGCGCCGCGCGGCTCGCGCAGCGCATCAAGGTGGTCGTGGCAGAGGCCCTGCGCAGGGCTGTGAAGGACGAGCGCGCCGAGGCGATCACGGTCACCGACGCCCGCGTCACGAACGACCTCCAGCACGCCACGGTGTACTACACCGTCCTGGGCGACGCCGCCGCGGCGGCAGGAGCCCGCGAGATCCTCGAGACCAAGAAGGGTGTGCTCCGGCGCGAGGTGGGCCGCAACCTCACGATCCGGCTCACGCCGACCCTCGAATTCGTGGCCGACGAGGTTCCGGTCAACGCCTCGCACGTCGAGGACCTGCTCCGGCAGGCCCGCGAGCGCGACGCCGAGGTGGCCCGCCTCGCCCAGGGCGCGCACCCCGCGGGGGACGCAGACCCGTACCGCAAGGCCGATGAGGCCGACGACGACGCGTTCGACGACGGGTTCGACGACGTCGAGCCGCGCGAGGACTGA
- the rpsO gene encoding 30S ribosomal protein S15: MALDPAVKQEIIKEYATKEGDTGSPEVQIAVLTKRIKDLTEHMKQHKHDFHTQRGLLALVGRRKRMLAYLHDTDIARYRSLIERLGLRR; encoded by the coding sequence ATGGCTTTGGATCCCGCCGTCAAGCAGGAGATCATCAAGGAATACGCGACGAAGGAAGGCGACACCGGGTCCCCCGAGGTCCAGATCGCCGTCCTGACCAAGCGCATCAAGGACTTGACTGAGCACATGAAGCAGCACAAGCACGACTTCCACACCCAGCGCGGCCTGCTCGCGCTCGTGGGTCGCCGCAAGCGCATGCTCGCCTACCTGCACGACACCGACATCGCGCGCTACCGCTCGCTCATCGAGCGTCTCGGCCTGCGCCGGTAG
- a CDS encoding bifunctional riboflavin kinase/FAD synthetase, with protein MGLIWHGVDEIPEDFGPTAVTIGNFDGVHRGHQQVLGRLLSTAKENGSRAVAVTFDPHPAQVHRPDTAPHLIMGIEDRLAALSGYGLDAILVLHYTLEFAQQSAEDFVRSIFVDALHASHVVVGHDVRFGRGNAGDLAAMQELGERFGFGVVVVDEFTEQAPRHRAAEALPDAAEGGSAERDGAEGYDAEERRCSSTWVREALESGDVRTAAEILGRPHAMHGTVVHGASRGRALGFPTANLSHDAAGHVPADGIYAGWLIDASGTRWPAAISVGSNPTFAGVARQVEAHVIDRPEEAPEDFDLYGQNIVVEFVERLRGMVAYRGPEALVEQMKLDVDAARHVLATSGQGGAPAR; from the coding sequence ATGGGCTTGATCTGGCACGGAGTGGACGAGATTCCCGAGGATTTCGGCCCGACGGCGGTCACCATCGGCAACTTCGACGGGGTTCACCGCGGCCACCAGCAGGTCTTGGGGCGCCTGCTCTCGACGGCGAAGGAGAACGGCAGCCGCGCCGTCGCCGTGACGTTCGATCCGCACCCGGCCCAGGTGCACCGCCCCGACACCGCCCCCCACCTCATCATGGGGATCGAGGACCGGCTCGCGGCCCTCTCGGGGTACGGGCTCGATGCGATCCTCGTCCTGCACTACACCCTCGAGTTCGCGCAGCAGAGCGCCGAGGACTTCGTCCGCAGCATCTTCGTCGACGCCCTCCACGCCTCGCACGTGGTGGTCGGCCACGATGTCCGCTTCGGACGTGGGAACGCCGGCGACCTCGCCGCCATGCAGGAGCTGGGGGAGCGGTTCGGCTTCGGCGTCGTCGTCGTGGACGAGTTCACCGAGCAGGCCCCCCGGCACCGCGCCGCGGAGGCGCTGCCGGACGCCGCCGAGGGCGGCAGCGCCGAGCGGGACGGTGCCGAGGGGTACGACGCCGAGGAGCGTCGGTGCTCGTCCACCTGGGTGCGCGAGGCCCTGGAATCGGGCGACGTGCGCACCGCGGCAGAGATCCTCGGGCGCCCCCACGCGATGCACGGGACCGTGGTCCACGGCGCCTCCCGCGGACGCGCCCTCGGATTCCCGACCGCGAATCTTTCCCACGATGCCGCCGGCCACGTCCCTGCGGACGGCATCTACGCCGGCTGGCTCATCGATGCGTCCGGCACCCGCTGGCCCGCGGCCATCTCCGTGGGGTCGAACCCGACGTTCGCAGGGGTCGCCCGCCAGGTCGAGGCGCACGTGATCGACCGTCCCGAGGAGGCCCCCGAGGACTTCGACCTCTACGGGCAGAACATCGTCGTCGAGTTCGTCGAGCGCCTGCGCGGCATGGTCGCCTACCGCGGCCCCGAGGCGCTCGTGGAACAGATGAAGCTCGATGTCGACGCGGCCCGGCACGTCCTGGCGACCTCCGGACAGGGCGGAGCCCCCGCGCGCTGA
- the infB gene encoding translation initiation factor IF-2 yields the protein MAKVRVHELAKELGITSKDAVAKLAELGEFVRSASSTIEAPVVKKLRDAYPADGAKAKASDRPSRPAARPSAGAPTPGPSRPAPSPRPAAAPSPAPAPAAEAPAASPRPAAEAERPAAEAPRPAAEAPRPGARPAPRPAAGGRGATPGPRPSGPRPGNNPFSSSQGMQRPGRDGDRAPRPGNNPFASSQGMPRPGGGRDGDRPGGPRPSAPRPGGTSGIPRPGAPRPGAPRPGAPRPGGTGGPRPGAPRPGGTGGPRPNPGMMPPRTERPQPGARPAGTGGRGPNRPGGGGGPAGGGFGKGGRGRGGTQGAFGKGGAGRGKQRKSKRAKRQELEQMSAPSLGGVSVPRGDGSTIVRLRRGASITDFAEKIDANPASLVTVLFHLGEMATATQSLDEETFSVLGEELGYKIQVVSPEDEERELLESFDIDLEAELEAETDEELEARPAVVTVMGHVDHGKTRLLDAIRNTNVVEGEHGGITQHIGAYQIAFEHDGRDRKLTFIDTPGHEAFTAMRARGAQVTDIAVLVVAADDGVMPQTVEALNHAQAAGVPIVVAVNKIDKEGANPEKIRGQLTEYGLVPEEYGGDTMFVDVSARQNLHIDDLLSAVLLTADAALDLRANPNKDARGVAIEANLDKGRGAVATVLVQSGTLHVGDTIVAGTAHGRVRAMFDEDGEAVEAALPSRPVQVLGLSSVPRAGDTFLVTEDERTARQIAEKREAAERNAQLAKRRKRISLEDFDQAVAEGKIDTLNLILKGDVSGAVEALEDSLLKIDVGEEVQLRVIHRGVGAITQNDVNLATVDNAIIIGFNVKPAERVAELADREGVDMRFYSVIYAAIEDIELALKGMLKPEYEEVQLGTAEVREIFKSSKFGNIAGSIVRSGIIRRNAKARVLRKGVVVGDRLSIESLKRFKDDATEVREGYECGIGLGSFNDLQLEDVIETFEMREKPRA from the coding sequence GTGGCCAAGGTCCGCGTACACGAGCTCGCCAAGGAGCTCGGTATCACCTCCAAGGACGCCGTTGCCAAGCTCGCTGAGCTGGGCGAGTTCGTGCGTTCCGCGTCCTCGACGATCGAGGCGCCCGTCGTGAAGAAGCTTCGCGACGCCTACCCCGCCGACGGTGCGAAGGCGAAGGCCAGCGACAGGCCGTCCCGCCCCGCCGCCAGGCCGTCCGCCGGTGCCCCGACGCCGGGACCGTCGCGTCCCGCCCCGTCCCCGCGCCCGGCCGCTGCGCCGTCGCCCGCCCCGGCCCCCGCGGCCGAGGCCCCCGCGGCCAGCCCGCGCCCGGCCGCCGAGGCCGAGCGTCCCGCCGCCGAGGCTCCCCGTCCCGCCGCTGAGGCCCCGCGCCCCGGAGCCCGTCCGGCGCCCCGGCCCGCAGCCGGTGGCCGCGGAGCGACCCCGGGTCCGCGTCCGAGCGGCCCGCGTCCCGGCAACAACCCGTTCTCGTCCTCCCAGGGCATGCAGCGCCCCGGGCGCGACGGCGACCGCGCACCGCGCCCGGGCAACAACCCGTTCGCGTCCTCCCAGGGCATGCCCCGTCCCGGCGGCGGCCGTGACGGCGACCGCCCCGGGGGCCCGCGTCCCTCGGCGCCGCGCCCCGGCGGCACCTCCGGCATCCCGCGCCCCGGCGCACCCCGCCCGGGTGCCCCGCGTCCGGGCGCCCCGCGCCCCGGCGGCACCGGCGGACCCCGTCCGGGCGCCCCGCGCCCCGGCGGCACCGGCGGACCCCGTCCGAACCCCGGCATGATGCCCCCGCGCACCGAGCGTCCCCAGCCGGGCGCCCGGCCCGCGGGCACCGGCGGCCGGGGCCCGAACCGTCCCGGTGGCGGCGGCGGTCCCGCCGGCGGCGGCTTCGGCAAGGGCGGCCGCGGCCGCGGCGGCACCCAGGGCGCCTTCGGCAAGGGCGGCGCCGGACGTGGCAAGCAGCGCAAGTCGAAGCGTGCGAAGCGCCAGGAACTGGAGCAGATGAGCGCACCGTCGCTCGGCGGCGTCTCGGTGCCCCGTGGCGACGGCAGCACGATCGTGCGCCTGCGCCGCGGCGCGTCCATCACGGACTTCGCCGAGAAGATCGATGCGAACCCCGCCTCGCTCGTCACGGTGCTGTTCCATCTCGGTGAGATGGCCACCGCGACCCAGTCGCTGGACGAGGAGACCTTCTCGGTCCTCGGCGAGGAGCTCGGCTACAAGATCCAGGTCGTCTCGCCGGAGGACGAGGAGCGCGAGCTGCTCGAGTCCTTCGACATCGACCTCGAGGCCGAGCTCGAGGCGGAGACCGACGAGGAGCTCGAGGCCCGCCCGGCCGTCGTGACCGTCATGGGCCACGTCGACCACGGAAAGACCCGCCTCCTCGACGCGATCCGCAACACCAACGTGGTGGAGGGCGAGCACGGCGGCATCACGCAGCACATCGGTGCCTACCAGATCGCCTTCGAGCACGATGGGCGCGACCGCAAGCTGACCTTCATCGACACCCCGGGCCACGAGGCGTTCACCGCCATGCGTGCCCGTGGTGCCCAGGTGACCGACATCGCGGTGCTCGTCGTGGCCGCAGACGACGGCGTCATGCCGCAGACCGTCGAGGCCCTCAACCACGCCCAGGCGGCCGGCGTGCCGATCGTGGTCGCGGTGAACAAGATCGACAAGGAGGGCGCCAACCCGGAGAAGATCCGTGGCCAGCTCACCGAGTACGGTCTCGTCCCCGAGGAGTACGGCGGCGACACGATGTTCGTGGACGTCTCCGCGCGCCAGAACCTGCACATCGACGACCTGCTCTCGGCGGTCCTGCTCACGGCCGACGCCGCGCTGGACCTGCGGGCGAACCCGAACAAGGACGCCCGCGGCGTGGCCATCGAGGCCAACCTCGACAAGGGCCGCGGCGCCGTTGCGACCGTGCTCGTGCAGTCCGGAACGCTCCACGTCGGCGACACGATCGTCGCGGGCACGGCCCACGGCCGCGTCCGGGCCATGTTCGACGAGGACGGCGAGGCCGTCGAGGCCGCGCTGCCGTCCCGCCCGGTCCAGGTCCTCGGACTGTCCTCGGTGCCGCGCGCCGGCGACACGTTCCTCGTGACCGAGGACGAGCGCACCGCGCGGCAGATCGCCGAGAAGCGCGAGGCAGCCGAGCGCAACGCCCAGCTCGCCAAGCGCCGCAAGCGGATCAGCCTCGAGGACTTCGACCAGGCTGTGGCCGAGGGGAAGATCGACACCCTCAACCTCATCCTCAAGGGCGACGTGTCCGGTGCCGTCGAGGCGCTCGAGGACTCGCTGCTCAAGATCGATGTGGGCGAGGAAGTCCAGCTCCGCGTCATCCACCGCGGCGTCGGCGCGATCACCCAGAACGATGTCAACCTCGCCACGGTCGACAACGCGATCATCATCGGCTTCAACGTCAAGCCGGCGGAGCGCGTTGCCGAGCTCGCGGACCGCGAGGGCGTGGACATGCGCTTCTACTCGGTGATCTACGCGGCGATCGAGGACATCGAGCTCGCGCTCAAGGGCATGCTCAAGCCGGAGTACGAGGAGGTCCAGCTCGGTACCGCCGAGGTCCGGGAGATCTTCAAGTCCTCCAAGTTCGGCAACATCGCCGGCTCGATCGTGCGCAGCGGCATCATCCGCCGCAACGCGAAGGCCCGTGTGCTGCGCAAGGGCGTCGTGGTGGGCGACCGGCTCAGCATCGAGTCGCTCAAGCGGTTCAAGGACGATGCGACCGAGGTCCGCGAGGGCTACGAGTGCGGTATCGGACTCGGCTCGTTCAACGATCTCCAGCTCGAGGACGTCATCGAGACGTTCGAGATGCGCGAGAAGCCGCGCGCCTGA
- the truB gene encoding tRNA pseudouridine(55) synthase TruB — MLSGLVIVDKPRGWTSHDVVGKVRRLAGTRKVGHAGTLDPMATGVLVVGINKATRLLSHIVGTEKTYTATIRLGQRTVTDDAEGEVLEERIAAAVTEQQIRDAAAKLTGHILQVPSSVSAIKVAGERSYARVRAGKEVTLEARPVTIHSFDIHAVRRERGGKLQDVDVTVRCSSGTYIRALARDLGADLGVGGHLTALRRTQVGPYRIEQAHTLEELAGSLTVLPLADAARSLLPVRELSDGETVELSFGRRIPATGSAELTAAFAPDGELVALVKDVGGQAKPELVFAAHGEDA; from the coding sequence GTGCTTTCTGGACTGGTGATCGTGGACAAGCCACGCGGGTGGACGAGCCACGACGTCGTGGGGAAGGTCCGCCGGCTCGCGGGGACCCGCAAGGTGGGGCACGCGGGGACGCTCGATCCCATGGCCACGGGCGTGCTCGTCGTCGGGATCAACAAGGCGACCCGCCTGCTCTCGCACATCGTCGGCACCGAGAAGACGTACACCGCCACCATCCGGCTCGGGCAGCGCACGGTGACGGACGACGCCGAGGGCGAGGTCCTCGAGGAGCGTATCGCGGCCGCCGTGACCGAACAGCAGATCCGCGACGCCGCCGCCAAGCTCACCGGCCACATCCTGCAGGTCCCCAGCAGCGTCAGCGCCATCAAGGTCGCCGGCGAGCGCTCGTACGCCCGCGTGCGCGCCGGCAAGGAGGTCACGCTCGAGGCCCGGCCCGTGACGATCCACTCCTTCGACATCCACGCCGTCCGCCGGGAGCGCGGCGGGAAGCTCCAGGACGTGGACGTGACGGTGCGCTGCTCCTCCGGGACCTACATCCGGGCGCTCGCCCGTGACCTCGGCGCCGACCTCGGCGTGGGCGGCCACCTCACGGCGCTGCGCCGCACCCAGGTGGGGCCGTACCGGATCGAGCAGGCCCACACGCTCGAGGAGCTCGCCGGCTCGCTCACCGTGCTGCCGCTCGCGGACGCCGCCCGCTCGCTCCTGCCGGTCCGCGAGCTCAGCGACGGCGAGACGGTGGAGCTCTCCTTCGGCCGCCGCATCCCCGCGACCGGCTCGGCCGAGCTCACGGCCGCCTTCGCGCCCGACGGCGAGCTGGTCGCCCTCGTGAAGGACGTCGGCGGCCAGGCCAAGCCGGAGCTCGTGTTCGCCGCGCACGGCGAGGACGCCTGA
- a CDS encoding polyribonucleotide nucleotidyltransferase → MEGPEIQFSEAVIDNGRYGQRVVRFETGRLAKQAAGAAMAYIDDDTALLSATTAGKSPREGFDFFPLTVDVEERMYAAGRIPGSFFRREGRPSTDAILACRLMDRPLRPAFVKGLRNEVQVVVTVLAINPDELYDVVAINAASMSTQLAGLPFSGPIGGVRVALVHDEQGAQWVAFPKHSQLQKATFDMVVAGRIAGDDVAIMMVEAEATDHSWSLIKDEGATAPTEEVVAEGLEAAKPFIRALCEAQQDLADRAAKPTAEFPVFLDYEADAYDAVEAAAAGKLAEVFQIADKQEREAASDALKAEVLAQLAGQFEGREKELSAAFRSVTKKVVRQRILTEQVRIDGRGLTDIRQLTAEVEVLPRVHGSAIFERGETQIMGVTTLNMLKMEQQIDSLSPETHKRYMHNYNFPPYSTGETGRVGSPKRREIGHGALAERALVPVLPSREEFPYAIRQVSEALGSNGSTSMGSVCASTLSLLNAGVPLKAPVAGIAMGLVSDEVDGQTRYAALTDILGAEDAFGDMDFKVAGTSEFVTAIQLDTKLDGIPASVLAAALKQAREARLHILSVINAAIDRPDELSEFAPRIIAIKIPVDKIGEVIGPKGKMINQIQEDTGAEISIEDDGTVLIGATDGSSAEAARAAVNAIANPQLPEVGERYLGTVVKTTTFGAFVSLTPGKDGLLHISELRKLAGGKRVDNVEDVVSVGQKVQVEITKIDDRGKLSLAPVVAEADAAAEGEASAEVEA, encoded by the coding sequence ATGGAGGGTCCCGAGATCCAGTTCTCTGAGGCCGTCATCGACAACGGCCGCTACGGCCAGCGCGTCGTCCGCTTCGAGACCGGCCGCCTCGCCAAGCAGGCCGCCGGCGCGGCGATGGCCTACATCGACGATGACACGGCCCTGCTCTCCGCCACCACGGCGGGCAAGTCCCCGCGTGAGGGCTTCGACTTCTTCCCGCTTACCGTGGACGTCGAGGAGCGCATGTACGCCGCGGGCCGCATCCCCGGCTCGTTCTTCCGCCGCGAGGGCCGTCCCTCGACGGACGCCATCCTCGCGTGCCGCCTCATGGACCGCCCGCTGCGCCCGGCCTTCGTCAAGGGCCTGCGCAACGAGGTCCAGGTCGTGGTGACCGTTCTGGCGATCAACCCGGACGAGCTCTACGACGTCGTCGCGATCAACGCCGCCTCGATGTCCACCCAGCTCGCGGGCCTGCCCTTCTCCGGCCCGATCGGCGGCGTGCGCGTGGCCCTCGTCCACGACGAGCAGGGCGCCCAGTGGGTCGCGTTTCCGAAGCACTCGCAGCTGCAGAAGGCGACGTTCGACATGGTCGTCGCCGGGCGCATCGCCGGCGATGACGTGGCGATCATGATGGTCGAGGCCGAGGCCACCGACCACTCCTGGAGCCTCATCAAGGACGAGGGCGCCACGGCCCCGACCGAGGAGGTCGTCGCCGAGGGCCTCGAGGCCGCCAAGCCGTTCATCCGCGCGCTCTGCGAGGCGCAGCAGGACCTGGCCGACCGCGCCGCGAAGCCCACCGCCGAGTTCCCGGTCTTCCTTGACTACGAGGCCGACGCGTACGACGCCGTCGAGGCGGCCGCAGCCGGCAAGCTCGCGGAGGTCTTCCAGATCGCCGACAAGCAGGAGCGCGAGGCGGCGTCTGACGCCCTCAAGGCCGAGGTCCTCGCCCAGCTCGCCGGCCAGTTCGAGGGCCGCGAGAAGGAGCTCTCCGCAGCCTTCCGCTCGGTGACCAAGAAGGTCGTGCGCCAGCGCATCCTCACCGAGCAGGTCCGCATCGACGGCCGCGGACTGACGGACATCCGCCAGCTCACGGCCGAGGTCGAGGTGCTCCCGCGGGTCCACGGCTCGGCGATCTTCGAGCGCGGCGAGACCCAGATCATGGGCGTCACCACGCTGAACATGCTCAAGATGGAGCAGCAGATCGACTCGCTCTCGCCTGAGACGCACAAGCGGTACATGCACAACTACAACTTCCCGCCCTACTCCACGGGCGAGACGGGCCGCGTCGGTTCCCCGAAGCGCCGCGAGATCGGCCACGGCGCACTGGCCGAGCGCGCGCTCGTGCCCGTGCTGCCCTCCCGCGAGGAGTTCCCGTACGCGATCCGCCAGGTGTCCGAGGCACTCGGCTCCAACGGCTCGACGTCGATGGGCTCCGTGTGCGCCTCGACGCTGTCGCTGCTCAACGCCGGTGTGCCGCTGAAGGCCCCGGTCGCGGGCATCGCCATGGGCCTCGTCTCCGACGAGGTCGACGGCCAGACCCGGTACGCCGCCCTCACCGACATCCTCGGTGCCGAGGACGCCTTCGGCGACATGGACTTCAAGGTCGCCGGCACGTCCGAGTTCGTCACGGCGATCCAGCTCGACACCAAGCTCGACGGCATCCCGGCCTCGGTCCTGGCCGCCGCGCTCAAGCAGGCCCGCGAGGCACGCCTGCACATCCTCTCGGTGATCAACGCCGCGATCGACCGCCCGGATGAGCTCTCCGAGTTCGCGCCGCGCATCATCGCGATCAAGATCCCGGTGGACAAGATCGGCGAGGTCATCGGCCCCAAGGGCAAGATGATCAACCAGATCCAGGAGGACACGGGCGCCGAGATCTCGATCGAGGACGACGGCACCGTGCTCATCGGCGCGACCGACGGCTCCTCGGCCGAGGCCGCCCGCGCCGCCGTGAACGCGATCGCGAATCCGCAGCTGCCCGAGGTCGGGGAGCGCTACCTCGGCACGGTGGTCAAGACCACCACGTTCGGCGCGTTCGTCTCGCTCACGCCGGGCAAGGACGGCCTGCTGCACATCTCCGAGCTGCGCAAGCTCGCCGGCGGCAAGCGCGTGGACAACGTCGAGGACGTCGTCTCCGTCGGCCAGAAGGTCCAGGTCGAGATCACCAAGATCGACGACCGCGGCAAGCTCTCGCTCGCGCCCGTCGTGGCCGAGGCCGACGCCGCCGCCGAGGGCGAGGCCTCTGCGGAGGTCGAAGCGTAG
- a CDS encoding M16 family metallopeptidase: protein MATVELPLSSGQLVDGAPASTTIFGKDGGAVVRRSILPGGVRVLTEAMPGQRSASIGFWVGVGSRDEALGQHGATHFLEHLLFKGTQRRTALEIASAFDEVGGESNAATAKESTCYYARVLDTDLPMAIDVIADMITSAVLDPDELEQERDVILEEIAMDGDDPTDVAHEHFVAAVLGEHPLGRPIGGTPEAIRAVPRDSVWEHYRRYYRPEELVITAAGGLEHEAVCSLVLEALQGAGWDLGSEAAPVARRSSAPAAITGQPGLTVVRRQVEQANVIMGCPSITATDPRRYVMSVLNAVLGGGMSSRLFQEIREKRGLVYSTYSFASAYADAGYFGIYGGCAPAKVPQVLALMAAELEKLAEHGITDEELRKAVGQLSGGIVLALEDTGSRMSRLGRAELVSGEFQDIEETLAQIGAVTAAEVQDLARVLATAPRTTTVVGPFEETETFGLSPES from the coding sequence ATGGCAACAGTCGAACTGCCGCTGAGCTCCGGCCAGCTCGTGGATGGCGCCCCGGCGTCGACCACGATCTTCGGGAAGGATGGCGGCGCCGTCGTGCGCCGGTCCATCCTTCCCGGGGGCGTGCGTGTCCTCACGGAGGCGATGCCCGGCCAGAGGTCGGCGTCGATCGGCTTCTGGGTGGGCGTGGGCTCCCGGGACGAGGCCCTCGGCCAGCACGGGGCCACGCACTTCCTCGAACACCTGCTGTTCAAGGGGACCCAGCGCCGCACCGCCCTCGAGATCGCCTCGGCGTTCGACGAGGTGGGCGGCGAGTCGAACGCCGCGACCGCCAAGGAGAGCACGTGCTACTACGCGCGGGTGCTCGACACGGACCTGCCCATGGCCATCGACGTGATCGCGGACATGATCACCTCCGCCGTCCTCGACCCCGACGAGCTCGAGCAGGAGCGCGACGTCATCCTCGAGGAGATCGCCATGGACGGCGACGACCCGACCGACGTGGCGCACGAGCACTTCGTCGCGGCCGTGCTGGGCGAGCACCCGCTGGGCCGCCCGATCGGCGGCACGCCCGAGGCCATCAGGGCGGTCCCGCGGGACTCGGTGTGGGAGCACTACCGCCGCTACTACCGCCCCGAGGAACTGGTCATCACCGCGGCGGGCGGCCTCGAGCACGAGGCCGTGTGCTCGCTCGTGCTGGAGGCGCTCCAGGGCGCGGGCTGGGACCTCGGCTCCGAGGCCGCGCCCGTGGCGCGCCGGTCCTCGGCGCCGGCGGCCATCACCGGCCAGCCGGGCCTGACCGTGGTCCGGCGGCAGGTCGAGCAGGCGAACGTGATCATGGGGTGCCCCTCGATCACCGCGACGGATCCGCGCCGCTACGTCATGAGCGTGCTCAACGCCGTGCTCGGCGGCGGCATGTCCTCGCGCCTGTTCCAGGAGATCCGCGAGAAGCGGGGGCTCGTCTACTCGACCTACTCGTTCGCCTCCGCCTACGCGGATGCCGGCTACTTCGGTATCTACGGCGGCTGCGCCCCGGCGAAGGTCCCGCAGGTCCTGGCCCTCATGGCGGCCGAGCTCGAGAAGCTCGCCGAGCACGGCATCACGGACGAGGAACTGCGCAAGGCCGTCGGCCAGCTCTCGGGCGGGATCGTCCTCGCGCTCGAGGACACCGGCTCGCGGATGTCCCGGCTGGGCCGCGCGGAGCTCGTCTCGGGCGAGTTCCAGGACATCGAGGAGACCCTCGCGCAGATCGGTGCCGTCACTGCGGCGGAGGTCCAGGACCTCGCCCGCGTCCTCGCGACCGCTCCGCGCACCACGACCGTGGTGGGCCCGTTCGAGGAGACCGAGACCTTCGGCCTGTCCCCTGAGAGCTGA